One window of the Acinetobacter equi genome contains the following:
- the argS gene encoding arginine--tRNA ligase: MNTAIQAALEHAVQNLQNEGVLPSDWNNTSNLTRTKDRSHGDFASNIAMIASKAAGMKPRDLAEKILANLPEVADISKAEIAGPGFINFFLNADQRFTILDQIQAQKEQFGRTTVNAEKRIQVEFVSANPTSSLHVGHGRGAAYGMTVANLLEATGAKVDREYYVNDAGRQMDILATSTYLRYLELTGQTLVFPKNAYQGDYVKEIAQSIINKDGDAYVRPVADVYKDVPEDVQYAAELDADGNKVVLSGDKEKHIDGLIFNSQNLIAEGYRVFHQAALKAILEDIKDDLGEFGVTFNQWFSEATLTEKIDEALQMLDQRGFLYEKDGNIWFKSTEFGDEKDRVVKRRNGQTTYFASDIAYHLNKLQRGYTDLIDIWGSDHHGYITRVKAAIDALGYDSKKLTVLLVQFVSLWRGGEMVQMSSRSGQFVTLRDLRKEVGNDAARFYYVMRKSEQHIDFDLDLAVSQSKDNAVYYIQYAHARICRMLEKAAATDVNFSAENARQFAAKLDLDAETEILAKLAAYPEIVARAANSYEPHQVGNYLKELAALFHGWYNEHKVLNDDAELTQARLLLSVNVQQVLRNGLELLGVSAPESM; encoded by the coding sequence ATGAATACGGCAATACAAGCAGCGCTGGAACATGCAGTGCAAAACCTTCAAAACGAAGGTGTTCTTCCATCCGATTGGAACAATACAAGCAATTTGACTCGTACTAAAGACCGAAGCCACGGTGACTTTGCGTCAAATATTGCAATGATTGCTTCTAAAGCTGCAGGTATGAAGCCACGAGATTTAGCAGAAAAAATTCTCGCAAATCTTCCAGAAGTTGCCGACATTAGCAAAGCAGAAATTGCAGGTCCTGGCTTTATCAACTTCTTTTTAAATGCAGATCAACGCTTTACGATTTTAGATCAAATCCAAGCACAAAAAGAGCAATTTGGTCGTACAACCGTAAATGCTGAAAAACGTATTCAAGTTGAATTCGTTTCTGCAAACCCAACGTCTAGCCTCCACGTAGGTCACGGTCGTGGTGCTGCCTACGGTATGACAGTTGCAAATTTACTTGAAGCAACTGGTGCAAAAGTAGATCGTGAATACTATGTAAATGATGCAGGTCGTCAAATGGACATCCTTGCAACATCAACTTATTTACGTTACTTAGAACTTACTGGTCAAACATTAGTATTTCCAAAAAATGCTTACCAAGGTGACTACGTTAAAGAAATCGCACAAAGCATTATCAATAAAGATGGTGATGCTTATGTACGCCCAGTTGCCGATGTATATAAAGACGTCCCTGAAGACGTTCAATATGCCGCTGAACTTGATGCAGATGGTAATAAAGTTGTACTTTCAGGTGATAAAGAAAAACATATTGATGGCTTAATCTTCAATTCACAAAACTTAATTGCTGAAGGCTATCGTGTTTTCCATCAAGCAGCACTAAAAGCAATTCTTGAAGATATTAAAGATGACCTTGGTGAATTTGGTGTAACTTTCAATCAATGGTTCAGTGAAGCAACATTGACTGAAAAAATTGATGAAGCACTTCAAATGCTTGATCAACGTGGTTTCTTATATGAAAAAGATGGCAATATTTGGTTCAAATCGACTGAATTTGGCGATGAAAAAGACCGTGTTGTAAAACGTCGTAATGGACAAACAACTTATTTTGCATCTGACATTGCTTATCACTTAAATAAACTACAACGTGGTTATACAGACCTTATTGATATTTGGGGTTCAGATCACCACGGTTATATTACTCGTGTAAAAGCTGCAATTGATGCTCTAGGTTATGACTCTAAAAAACTTACAGTTCTTTTAGTTCAGTTTGTAAGCTTATGGCGTGGCGGTGAGATGGTTCAAATGTCATCTCGTTCGGGTCAATTTGTAACTTTACGTGACTTACGTAAAGAAGTTGGTAATGATGCTGCTCGTTTCTATTACGTAATGCGTAAGTCTGAACAACACATTGATTTCGACTTAGATCTTGCTGTTTCACAAAGTAAAGATAATGCTGTGTACTACATTCAATATGCACATGCACGTATTTGTCGTATGCTTGAAAAAGCAGCAGCAACTGATGTGAATTTCTCTGCAGAAAATGCTCGTCAATTTGCAGCAAAACTTGATCTTGATGCTGAAACTGAAATTTTAGCTAAACTTGCAGCTTATCCTGAAATTGTGGCACGTGCTGCAAATAGCTACGAACCACATCAGGTTGGTAACTATTTGAAAGAATTAGCCGCATTATTCCACGGCTGGTACAACGAACATAAAGTTCTAAATGATGATGCTGAACTTACACAAGCACGTTTATTACTTTCAGTGAATGTACAACAAGTTTTACGTAATGGTTTAGAATTACTTGGTGTTTCTGCACCAGAATCAATGTAA
- a CDS encoding SPOR domain-containing protein, producing the protein MFGKTQRGVSERPNKPKKSLIPSWLGTLVVILVILCFGLALLLWKPWEPVQPKSDATVERSQEDTNSEYRFYDLLPQQQVTPIPEQAIPETKEQATVVIVEAPPTTASSEVGLISEPTATKPSYILQVRSYNNPDAADARRAEIILNGLSADVIRTVENGETWYRVISGPYESQQSAVIAQQTLQHSGIDSIVIKH; encoded by the coding sequence GTGTTTGGAAAAACGCAACGCGGTGTATCTGAAAGACCCAATAAGCCAAAAAAGTCACTCATTCCATCATGGCTTGGAACATTAGTCGTTATTCTGGTTATTCTATGTTTTGGCCTAGCGCTTTTATTGTGGAAACCTTGGGAACCAGTACAACCTAAAAGTGATGCTACAGTTGAAAGATCTCAAGAAGATACTAACAGCGAATATCGCTTCTATGATTTATTGCCACAACAACAAGTCACCCCTATTCCTGAACAAGCAATTCCTGAAACAAAAGAGCAAGCAACTGTGGTTATTGTTGAAGCACCACCAACAACAGCCTCATCAGAAGTTGGTCTTATTTCCGAACCAACTGCAACAAAGCCAAGTTATATCTTACAAGTTCGTAGTTATAATAATCCAGATGCAGCAGATGCGCGTCGCGCTGAAATTATTTTAAATGGCTTATCTGCAGATGTAATTCGTACTGTAGAAAATGGTGAAACATGGTACCGCGTGATTTCAGGACCATATGAATCTCAACAATCCGCAGTCATTGCACAGCAAACTTTACAACATAGTGGTATTGATTCTATTGTGATTAAACACTAA
- a CDS encoding pirin family protein, which yields MSNSNYTDMSHSDDCEKYINQFIQEVPIRRAEIGQGTVIKRALPSRQKRMIGAWCFLDHAGPVHFPQGDGLDVGPHPHMGLQTFTWMIEGTMLHSDSLGTTNQLIRPKQVNLMTAGYGISHTEVAPDTETRMHAAQLWIALPDDKRNMAPQFDHYPTLPTIEGEGIEFTVLVGEFLNTRSPVAVHTELLGVDLFAQTSTSTKLQLNSKFEYGFMVLDGSATINGHELTLDNMVTLETGMNEIEIYIHANSRVLMLGGEPFESPILLWWNFVGRTQEELAIAREQWVNEDARFGSIPHYDGERLKAPILPDRMRSSK from the coding sequence ATGAGTAACAGTAACTATACTGATATGTCTCATTCAGATGATTGCGAAAAATATATTAATCAATTTATTCAAGAAGTTCCTATTCGACGTGCTGAAATTGGTCAAGGTACTGTTATTAAACGAGCATTACCAAGTCGACAAAAGCGCATGATTGGTGCATGGTGCTTTTTAGATCATGCGGGTCCAGTACATTTTCCACAAGGTGATGGTCTAGATGTTGGTCCACATCCACACATGGGCTTGCAGACATTCACATGGATGATTGAAGGCACGATGCTACATAGTGATAGCTTGGGAACGACTAACCAATTGATTCGCCCTAAACAAGTGAATTTAATGACTGCAGGTTATGGTATTTCACATACTGAAGTTGCACCAGATACTGAAACACGTATGCACGCTGCACAGCTTTGGATTGCATTGCCTGATGATAAGCGCAATATGGCACCACAGTTTGACCATTATCCAACGCTCCCTACAATTGAAGGAGAGGGGATTGAATTTACGGTATTGGTTGGGGAGTTTTTAAATACGCGATCGCCTGTTGCTGTTCATACTGAATTATTGGGTGTGGATTTATTTGCACAGACTTCAACCTCTACAAAGCTTCAATTAAATTCAAAATTCGAATATGGCTTTATGGTGTTAGATGGCTCGGCAACGATCAATGGACATGAATTAACATTAGATAATATGGTGACATTGGAAACAGGCATGAATGAAATTGAAATATATATTCATGCGAATAGCCGAGTTTTAATGTTAGGTGGTGAGCCGTTTGAATCGCCAATTTTATTATGGTGGAATTTTGTCGGCAGAACTCAAGAAGAATTAGCAATTGCAAGAGAACAATGGGTAAATGAGGATGCTCGTTTTGGCTCAATTCCACATTATGATGGTGAAAGACTTAAAGCACCGATCTTGCCAGATCGAATGAGATCTTCTAAATAG
- a CDS encoding AAA family ATPase, whose translation MKIKKISEIKNFSIFKDFDWDTNLTYQNKQRQNEVYDFKDINILYGRNYSGKTSLSKIIRSLEKKQLPLKYDNPDFKIKLSDDTEITQNTLQTFEHPIHVYNSDFVKENLKFIHNENDNIESFSVTLGGDNQQILEQIQKLKGELGSNEENNKSGIYLDIHNKEHQVRKASENHNAKNRHLENTLSDKATRGSESIKSQHTLFGDINYSITKLRNDLTEVQKSSFQVLSEDQKIEKLALIKQTELPTPPEIPKYTLNFSSLLQATTETLKTVVSLSGKIEELTNNPTLNSWVQTGHQLHHDRDTCAFCNNKISEEREQTLNQHFNQEFQILQSRISKGIQLLDKELDSEILKFNLNINLYYQQYHSRLSALSSNLDSSFSKQKASLEQLKIALEQKQNNPFIELESNNPQDYSLEITTILDQISDIRNQCIRLNSDLKTKQEEAKKAVRLNHVYHFLQDINHTQLTSDIEFALQAIAPLKTELATLRTRKDTLLSDIETEEAKLKSEGEACNRIKELLNHEFGHSSLSLEPIEVDTMNGKQIKFEIQRIKDGNKTKAHNLSEGECSLISFCYFLAKIQDDLDHDKKPIIWIDDPICSLDNNHIYLIYSLLENLCLENNYNQLFISTHNLDFLKYLTQLTPMGKTATTIKREKAFYQIERAFTCSILKKMPLHLQENSSEFIYLFDQIYKCSLAIDVDDSNHIYFYNFANNARKFLEIYTYYLFPNPQLKDRQRLQRFWGDRLPRIFSERINHDGSHAVTILEGKITLRDFSEVNTNAKLILSKLKTSNSEQYNCLLESIGITPTTQ comes from the coding sequence TTGAAAATTAAAAAAATTTCAGAGATTAAAAACTTTTCCATTTTTAAAGATTTTGATTGGGACACTAATTTAACTTATCAAAATAAACAAAGACAGAATGAAGTCTATGATTTTAAGGATATCAATATCCTTTATGGACGTAACTATTCTGGAAAAACAAGTCTTTCAAAAATAATTCGCAGTCTTGAGAAAAAACAACTTCCGCTTAAATATGATAATCCTGATTTTAAAATTAAGCTTTCTGATGATACTGAGATCACTCAAAATACTTTACAAACTTTTGAACATCCTATTCATGTTTACAATTCAGACTTCGTAAAGGAAAACTTAAAATTTATTCATAATGAAAATGACAACATTGAGTCATTTTCGGTAACTTTAGGTGGTGACAATCAGCAAATTCTAGAGCAGATTCAAAAATTAAAAGGTGAATTAGGTTCAAATGAAGAAAATAATAAATCAGGTATCTATCTTGATATTCATAATAAAGAACACCAAGTCAGAAAGGCTAGTGAAAATCACAATGCTAAAAACCGTCATTTGGAAAATACACTTTCAGATAAAGCGACTCGCGGCTCTGAATCAATAAAGAGTCAACATACTCTATTTGGAGATATTAATTACTCTATAACCAAACTTAGAAATGATCTTACCGAAGTTCAAAAATCTAGCTTTCAAGTTTTATCTGAAGATCAAAAAATAGAAAAATTAGCCTTGATAAAACAAACTGAATTACCCACCCCACCTGAAATTCCTAAATATACTTTAAACTTTTCTTCACTTCTTCAAGCAACAACTGAAACTTTAAAAACCGTTGTTAGCCTTAGTGGAAAAATTGAAGAATTAACAAATAACCCCACATTAAACTCATGGGTGCAAACAGGACATCAACTCCACCATGATCGGGACACCTGTGCATTTTGTAATAACAAAATTTCAGAAGAAAGAGAACAAACCCTGAATCAGCATTTCAATCAAGAATTTCAAATACTTCAAAGCAGAATATCAAAGGGTATTCAACTTTTAGATAAAGAATTAGACAGTGAAATTTTAAAATTTAATTTAAATATCAATCTCTATTATCAACAATATCACTCTAGGCTCTCAGCATTAAGCTCAAACCTAGACTCTTCATTTAGTAAACAAAAAGCATCACTTGAACAACTAAAAATTGCACTCGAGCAGAAACAAAATAACCCTTTTATAGAACTAGAATCTAACAACCCGCAAGATTACTCTCTAGAAATCACAACTATTCTTGATCAAATTTCTGATATTCGAAATCAGTGCATCCGATTGAATAGTGACTTAAAAACCAAACAGGAAGAAGCTAAAAAAGCTGTACGCCTTAACCACGTTTATCACTTCTTACAAGATATTAACCACACTCAATTAACTTCTGATATAGAGTTTGCATTGCAAGCTATAGCACCTTTAAAAACAGAACTAGCAACGCTAAGAACTCGAAAAGATACACTTCTATCAGATATTGAAACTGAAGAGGCTAAATTAAAATCTGAGGGCGAAGCTTGTAACCGTATTAAAGAGCTTTTAAATCATGAATTTGGACATTCATCATTAAGTTTAGAACCAATTGAGGTCGATACTATGAATGGAAAGCAGATCAAATTTGAAATACAGCGTATTAAAGATGGAAATAAAACTAAAGCTCACAATTTGAGTGAAGGTGAATGTAGCTTAATTTCATTCTGCTATTTCTTAGCTAAAATTCAAGATGATTTAGACCACGATAAAAAGCCAATTATTTGGATAGATGATCCAATTTGTAGTCTTGACAACAACCATATATATCTCATTTACTCATTATTAGAGAATTTATGCTTAGAGAACAATTACAATCAACTATTTATTTCAACTCATAATTTAGATTTTTTGAAATATCTAACTCAACTTACACCTATGGGAAAAACAGCAACTACAATTAAACGCGAAAAAGCTTTCTATCAAATCGAGAGAGCTTTCACTTGTTCTATATTAAAAAAGATGCCACTCCATTTACAAGAAAATTCAAGTGAATTCATATACCTATTCGATCAGATTTATAAATGTTCCTTAGCAATCGACGTAGATGATTCAAATCATATTTACTTTTATAACTTCGCTAATAATGCTAGAAAATTCCTAGAAATCTATACTTACTACCTTTTCCCTAATCCTCAATTAAAAGACAGACAAAGACTTCAAAGATTTTGGGGTGATAGACTGCCACGTATTTTTAGTGAACGCATTAATCATGATGGATCTCACGCAGTGACTATTCTAGAAGGAAAAATAACTTTGCGAGATTTTAGTGAAGTTAATACTAATGCCAAACTTATCTTAAGTAAGTTAAAGACATCTAATTCTGAGCAGTACAATTGCTTACTTGAGAGTATTGGTATCACGCCTACAACTCAATAA
- the guaA gene encoding glutamine-hydrolyzing GMP synthase, whose product MTTNTQITEDRILILDFGSQYSQLIARRVREAGVYSEMYAFDMSEEDIRAFNPNGIILSGGPESVHEEGSPRAPQVVFELGVPVLGICYGLQTMSEQLGGKVEPGTVHEFGYAEVDIKVRDALIGDLEDTKDQLKVWMSHGDKVTRIPEGFQITASTPSCPVAMVSDEKRRFYGIQFHPEVTHTAKGAELLSNFVHGVCGCRNLWNSENIIDLRVQQLREQIGDEKVLLGLSGGVDSSVVAALLHRAIGDQLTCVFVDNGLLRLNEGEQVMDMFAKNMGIRVIRADAEERFLTALKGEVDPEKKRKIIGREFIEVFAEEARKLDGVRFLAQGTIYPDVIESAASKQGKAHVIKSHHNVGGLPEDLAFELVEPIRDLFKDEVRRLGTTLGLPFEMLYRHPFPGPGLGVRILGEVKKEYADILRLADDIFMQELRASGWYDKTAQAFAVFQPVKSVGVVGDGRRYAWVIALRAVETVDFMTARFAHLPYDLVDKISTRIMNEIKDVSRVVYDVSSKPPATIEWE is encoded by the coding sequence ATGACTACCAATACCCAAATTACTGAAGACCGTATCCTGATTTTGGATTTCGGTTCTCAATATAGTCAGCTTATTGCACGTCGTGTACGTGAAGCTGGTGTTTATTCAGAAATGTACGCATTCGATATGTCTGAAGAAGACATTCGTGCATTTAACCCAAACGGGATCATTCTTTCAGGTGGTCCAGAAAGTGTTCATGAAGAAGGTAGTCCACGCGCACCGCAAGTTGTATTTGAACTTGGTGTTCCTGTATTAGGAATTTGCTATGGCTTACAAACCATGTCTGAACAGCTTGGTGGTAAAGTTGAACCAGGTACAGTGCATGAGTTTGGTTATGCTGAAGTTGATATTAAAGTACGTGATGCTTTAATTGGTGATTTAGAAGATACAAAAGATCAACTTAAAGTATGGATGAGTCATGGCGATAAAGTAACGCGTATCCCTGAAGGTTTCCAAATTACTGCAAGTACACCAAGCTGCCCAGTGGCGATGGTGTCTGATGAAAAACGTCGTTTCTATGGTATTCAATTCCACCCTGAAGTAACACATACTGCGAAAGGTGCAGAATTGTTATCTAACTTCGTTCATGGTGTATGTGGATGTCGTAACCTTTGGAATTCTGAAAATATTATCGATCTTCGCGTACAACAGTTACGTGAACAAATTGGTGATGAAAAAGTTCTTTTAGGCTTATCAGGTGGTGTTGATTCATCTGTAGTTGCTGCTCTTTTACATCGCGCAATTGGCGATCAATTAACTTGCGTATTCGTAGATAACGGCTTACTTCGTTTGAACGAAGGCGAGCAAGTAATGGATATGTTTGCGAAAAACATGGGTATCCGTGTAATTCGTGCAGATGCTGAAGAGCGTTTCTTAACTGCACTTAAAGGTGAAGTTGATCCAGAGAAAAAACGTAAAATCATTGGTCGTGAATTCATTGAAGTATTTGCTGAAGAAGCACGTAAGCTTGATGGTGTAAGATTCCTTGCTCAAGGCACAATTTACCCTGACGTTATTGAATCTGCTGCAAGCAAACAAGGTAAAGCACATGTGATTAAATCACACCACAACGTGGGTGGTTTACCAGAAGATTTAGCTTTTGAACTTGTTGAACCAATTCGTGACTTGTTCAAAGATGAAGTACGTCGTTTAGGTACGACTCTAGGTCTTCCATTTGAAATGCTTTACCGTCACCCATTCCCAGGTCCTGGTTTAGGTGTTCGTATTCTTGGTGAAGTGAAAAAAGAATATGCTGACATTTTACGTTTAGCAGATGATATTTTCATGCAAGAACTTCGTGCAAGTGGTTGGTATGACAAAACTGCTCAAGCATTTGCTGTATTCCAACCAGTTAAATCTGTTGGTGTAGTAGGTGATGGTCGTCGTTATGCATGGGTAATTGCATTACGTGCAGTTGAAACTGTTGATTTTATGACAGCTCGCTTTGCTCATCTTCCATATGATTTAGTAGATAAAATCTCTACTCGTATCATGAATGAAATTAAAGATGTTTCACGTGTTGTTTATGATGTTTCATCTAAACCACCTGCGACTATCGAGTGGGAATAA
- a CDS encoding DoxX family protein, translating into MFNPNIVIKNSIEKNSINSWINVFARVLVAYIFIVAGWGKITAYSTTVGYMEAMGVSGGLLPFTILVELGGGLALLAGFQTRFIALVLGMFSIATAFIFHSGEADAIQFMKNLAIAGGFFFLMLNGAGKLSIDYLMEK; encoded by the coding sequence TAGAAAAAAATAGTATTAACTCATGGATTAATGTTTTTGCTCGTGTATTGGTTGCTTATATTTTTATTGTTGCTGGCTGGGGAAAAATTACTGCTTACAGCACAACAGTAGGATATATGGAAGCAATGGGAGTATCTGGAGGCTTATTACCTTTCACTATTTTAGTTGAATTAGGTGGTGGATTAGCTTTATTAGCAGGATTTCAAACTAGATTTATTGCATTAGTTTTAGGCATGTTTAGCATAGCTACAGCATTTATTTTTCATAGTGGAGAAGCAGATGCGATTCAATTTATGAAAAACTTAGCCATTGCAGGTGGTTTCTTTTTCTTGATGTTAAATGGTGCAGGTAAATTAAGTATTGATTATTTAATGGAAAAATAA